A genomic region of Procambarus clarkii isolate CNS0578487 chromosome 88, FALCON_Pclarkii_2.0, whole genome shotgun sequence contains the following coding sequences:
- the LOC138359043 gene encoding fap1 adhesin-like: protein MHKTMSEMHKTMSEVHKTMTEVHKTMTEVHKTTSEVHKTMSEVHKTMSEMHKTMSEMHKTMSEVHKTMSEMHKTMSEMHKTMSEMHKTMSEMHKPISEMHKTTSEAVTPAVYPTVYQAVYPTVYPAVYPTVYPTVYPTVYQAVYQTVYQAVYPAVTPAVYQAVYQAVYPAVYPAVYQAVYPAVYPTVYPAVYPTVYPTVYPAVYQAVYQTVYQAVYPAVTPAVYQAVYQAVYPAVYPTVYQAVYPAVYPTVYQAVYQAVTPAVYPTVYPTVYQTVYPAVYPTVYPTVYQTVYQAVYQAAYQAVYQAVYQTVYQAVYQTVYQAVYQAVYQAAYQAVYPAVYQAVYQAVYQTVYPAVYQAVYQTVYQAVYQTVYQAVYQAAYQAVYQAVYQTVYQAVYPTVYPTVYQAVYPTVYLAMNPAVYPAAVYPTVYQAVYQAVYPAVYPAVYPAVYQAVYPAVYQAVYPTVYPAVYPAVYQAVYPAVYPTVYPAVYPAVYPAVYQAVYQGVYPTVYQAVYPTVYPAVYPAVYQTVYQAVYQAVYPTVYPTVYQTVYQAVYQAVYQAVYQTVYQTVYQAVYPAVYQAVYPTVYPTVYQAVYQTVYPAVYQAVYQAVYQAVYPAVYQTVYQAVYQAVYQAVYQAVYQAVYPTVYQAVYPAVYQAVYPTVYQAVYQIVYPAVYQAVYQAVYQAVYQAVYQAVYPAVYQAVYPTVYQAVYQTVYPAVYQTVYQAVYQAVYQAVYQAVYQAVYPAVYQAVYPAVYQAVYLAVFQAVYQTVYQTVYQAVYQAVYQAVYQTVYQAVYQAVYPTVYQAVYQAVYPAVYQAVYPAVYQVVYQAVYPAVYPAVYPTVYQAVYPTVYPAVYPTVYPAVYQAVYQAVYYSKEAGAGSVSWGDWHIFN, encoded by the exons ATGCACAAGACAATGTCTGAGATGCACAAGACAATGTCTGAGGTGCACAAGACAATGACTGAGGTGCACAAGACAATGACTGAGGTGCACAAGACAACGTCTGAGGTGCACAAGACAATGTCTGAGGTGCACAAGACAATGTCTGAGATGCACAAGACAATGTCTGAGATGCACAAGACAATGTCTGAGGTGCACAAGACAATGTCTGAGATGCACAAGACAATGTCTGAGATGCACAAGACAATGTCTGAGATGCACAAGACAATGTCTGAGATGCACAAGCCAATATCTGAGATGCACAAGACAACGTCTGAG GCTGTGACCCCAGCTGTGTACCCGACTGTGTACCAGGCTGTGTACCCGACTGTGTACCCGGCTGTGTACCCGACTGTGTACCCGACTGTGTACCCGACTGTGTACCAGGCTGTGTACCAGACTGTGTACCAGGCTGTGTACCCGGCTGTGACCCCAGCTGTGTACCAGGCTGTGTACCAGGCTGTGTACCCGGCTGTGTACCCGGCTGTGTACCAGGCTGTGTACCCGGCTGTGTACCCGACTGTGTACCCGGCTGTGTACCCGACTGTGTACCCGACTGTGTACCCGGCTGTGTACCAGGCTGTGTACCAGACTGTGTACCAGGCTGTGTACCCGGCTGTGACCCCAGCTGTGTACCAGGCTGTGTACCAGGCTGTGTACCCGGCTGTGTACCCGACTGTGTACCAGGCTGTGTACCCGGCTGTGTACCCGACTGTGTACCAGGCTGTGTACCAGGCTGTGACCCCAGCTGTGTACCCGACTGTGTACCCGACTGTGTACCAGACTGTGTACCCGGCTGTGTACCCGACTGTGTACCCGACTGTGTACCAGACTGTGTACCAGGCTGTGTACCAGGCTGCGTACCAGGCTGTGTACCAGGCTGTGTACCAGACTGTGTACCAGGCTGTGTACCAGACTGTGTACCAGGCTGTGTACCAGGCTGTGTACCAGGCTGCGTACCAGGCTGTGTACCCGGCTGTGTACCAGGCTGTGTACCAGGCTGTGTACCAGACTGTGTACCCGGCTGTGTACCAGGCTGTGTACCAGACTGTGTACCAGGCTGTGTACCAGACTGTGTACCAGGCTGTGTACCAGGCTGCGTACCAGGCTGTGTACCAGGCTGTGTACCAGACTGTGTACCAGGCTGTGTACCCGACTGTGTACCCGACTGTGTACCAGGCTGTGTACCCGACTGTGTACCTAGCTATGAACCCGGCTGTGTACCCGGCT GCTGTGTACCCGACTGTGTACCAGGCTGTGTACCAGGCTGTGTACCCGGCTGTGTACCCGGCTGTGTACCCGGCTGTGTACCAGGCTGTGTACCCGGCTGTGTACCAGGCTGTGTACCCGACTGTGTACCCGGCTGTGTACCCGGCTGTGTACCAGGCTGTGTACCCGGCTGTGTACCCGACTGTGTACCCGGCTGTGTACCCGGCTGTGTACCCGGCTGTGTACCAGgctgtgtaccagggtgtgtaccCGACTGTGTACCAGGCTGTGTACCCGACTGTGTACCCGGCTGTGTACCCGGCTGTGTACCAGACTGTGTACCAGGCTGTGTACCAGGCTGTGTACCCGACTGTGTACCCGACTGTGTACCAGACTGTGTACCAGGCTGTGTACCAGGCTGTGTACCAGGCTGTGTACCAGACTGTGTACCAGACTGTGTACCAGGCTGTGTACCCGGCTGTGTACCAGGCTGTGTACCCGACTGTGTACCCGACTGTGTACCAGGCTGTGTACCAGACTGTGTACCCGGCTGTGTACCAGGCTGTGTACCAGGCTGTGTACCAGGCTGTGTACCCGGCTGTGTACCAGACTGTGTACCAGGCTGTGTACCAGGCTGTGTACCAGGCTGTGTACCAGGCTGTGTACCAGGCTGTGTACCCGACTGTGTACCAGGCTGTGTACCCGGCTGTGTACCAGGCTGTGTACCCGACTGTGTACCAGGCTGTGTACCAGATTGTGTACCCGGCTGTGTACCAGGCTGTGTACCAGGCTGTGTACCAGGCTGTGTACCAGGCTGTGTACCAGGCTGTGTACCCGGCTGTGTACCAGGCTGTGTACCCGACTGTGTACCAGGCTGTGTACCAGACTGTGTACCCGGCTGTGTACCAGACTGTGTACCAGGCTGTGTACCAGGCTGTGTACCAGGCTGTGTACCAGGCTGTGTACCAGGCTGTGTACCCGGCTGTGTACCAGGCTGTGTACCCGGCTGTGTACCAGGCTGTGTACCTGGCTGTGTTCCAGGCTGTGTACCAGACTGTGTACCAGACTGTGTACCAGGCTGTGTACCAGGCTGTGTATCAGGCTGTGTACCAGACTGTGTACCAGGCTGTGTACCAGGCTGTGTACCCGACTGTGTACCAGGCTGTGTACCAGGCTGTGTACCCGGCTGTGTACCAGGCTGTGTACCCGGCTGTGTACCAGGTTGTGTACCAGGCTGTTTACCCGGCTGTGTACCCGGCTGTGTACCCGACTGTGTACCAGGCTGTGTACCCGACTGTGTACCCGGCTGTGTACCCGACTGTGTACCCGGCTGTGTACCAGGCTGTGTACCAGGCTGTGTACTACAGCAAGGAAGCAGGGGCTGGGAGCGTCTCTTGGGGCGACTGGCACATATTCAACTAG
- the LOC138359044 gene encoding oviduct-specific glycoprotein-like yields MSEVHKTMSEMHKTMSEMHKTMSEMHKTMSEMHKTMSEMHKTMSEMHKTMTEMHKTMSEMHKTMSEVHKTMSEMHKTMSEMHKTMTEMHKTMSEVHKTMSEMHKTMSEMHKTMSEMHKTNA; encoded by the coding sequence ATGTCTGAGGTGCACAAGACAATGTCTGAGATGCACAAGACAATGTCTGAGATGCACAAGACAATGTCTGAGATGCACAAGACAATGTCTGAGATGCACAAGACAATGTCTGAGATGCACAAGACAATGTCTGAGATGCACAAGACAATGACTGAGATGCACAAGACAATGTCTGAGATGCACAAGACAATGTCTGAGGTGCACAAGACAATGTCTGAGATGCACAAGACAATGTCTGAGATGCACAAGACAATGACTGAGATGCACAAGACAATGTCTGAGGTGCACAAGACAATGTCTGAGATGCACAAGACAATGTCTGAGATGCACAAGACAATGTCTGAGATGCACAAGACCAATGCTTGA